One segment of Heterodontus francisci isolate sHetFra1 chromosome 28, sHetFra1.hap1, whole genome shotgun sequence DNA contains the following:
- the LOC137345225 gene encoding probable G-protein coupled receptor 139, giving the protein MNKVRFVILNVFFLSLSVNLLAIVILSRGKCGLSACTTCYLVAMATADLLLIITEVVLSRINYYYFPASFLNITPVCSVISVLVRAATNCSVWFTVSFSLDRFVAICCQQLKTKYCTEKTAVAVLSTTCILLCFKNVPLYFIYKPLEVVNNVPWFCDVKQSCFIEPGWVAFAWFDKFLTPLLPFALILLFNALTIQHILVASRVRKELRCQAQGKYRSDPEMESRRKSMILLFTISGNFILLWYIHMKNIQLLRGNGCQTENGKPTVGNLILKNTNRFVIPDFPFMDRVDSSQSSIILQLSRYRA; this is encoded by the exons ATGAATAAGGTTCGAttcgtaattttaaatgtcttctttctctccctttcagttaattTATTGGCGATTGTTATCCTGTCGCGGGGCAAATGCGGCCTTTCCGCCTGTACCAcgtgctacctggtggccatggcaacggcggatctattgctcattatcactgaggtcgtaCTGAGCCGAATCAATTATTACTATTTCCCAGCATCATTCCtaaacatcacccctgtgtgcagtgttatCAGTGTCCTGGTTCGTGCAGCGACAAACTGTTCGGTTTGGTTCACCGTCTCTTTCTCCTTagatcgatttgtggctatttgttgccagcagctgaaaacaaaatattgcaccgagaaaactgcagttGCGGTTCTATCAACAacttgcattctgctctgttttaaAAATGTCCCCCTCTACTTTATATACAAACCTTTAGAAGTAGTTAACAACGTGCCGTGGTTCTGTGATGTAAAGCAAAGCTGTTTTATTGAACCAGGATGGGTGGCATTCGCCTGGTTTGATAAGTTTTTAACCCctttgctcccatttgctttaattctgctaTTCAACGCTTTAACAATCCAACACATTTTAGTAGCTAGTCGAGTCCGTAAGGAACTCAGGTGTCAAGCCCAGGGAAaatatcgcagtgacccagagatggaaagcagaagaaagtctatgattttactcttcaccatatccggcaacttcatacttctgtg GTATATACATATGAAAAATATCCAGCTGCTACGAGGCAATGGTTGCCAGACAGAGAATGGGAAG cctaccgtggggaaccttatcctgAAAAACACTAACCGTTTTGTCATACCTGATTTCCCCTTCATGGACCGTGTCGACTCTTCCCAATCTTCCATTATTTTGCAACTGTCCCGTTATCGAGCATAG